GCTTTTTATTTCAATGCAGCGTATCGTACTGAAAGGTTTCCTGCTGTTCCGGCTAATGCCTATTTTGAAGATGATACAACGGTGTTTGTGTACAAACCGTCACATCGGTTGTCGTACAATTCACAATTAATTTTTTCATCAAAAATCACAGATAAATTTTCAGTTCAGTTGAGTCCTATTTTTATTTATGAAAATCTGGCTGATCCTTATACTGATAATTTCACTTTGGTATTATCTGCCGGTGCACGGTATAAACTAGGTTTCTCATCAGCCATTGTTGCTGAGTATGCTTATGTATTCAATAATAGAGGGGAAGCAAAATTTTATGATCCATTTTCTTTAGGTGTTGAATTTGGTACAGTAGGGCATAGTTTTCAAATTTTTATTAGCAATGCTCCACGTATTCTGGAATCTCACATTTACACAATAAGCTCTGTAAATATTGCAGCAGGTGAATTTCTGATTGGGTTCAATTTGAAAAGATCTTTCTGGAATAAAAAATCTTCTCAATCAAGTTTATGAAAAAATTTCAGCTAAAAATTACTAGTCTATTTGCAATTGCAGTGATGTTTTTTTCATGCGCAAAAGATGAGGGGCCATTTGTAAAATTTATTCCACCGGTGAATGACACGGTACCGGATGTGCAAGATTCTATTCCCGCACCAACCGAGTATAGTTATACCATCAGTTTTTGGACAGATGTTAAACCCATTTTTACCGGCAATTGTGTGATGATGTGTCACAATATGGAACATCCAAAATTAGATCTTCGTCCTCCGGTGGCGTATGATCAATTATTAACTAACGGAAGCAGCGCACCCTATGTAATGCCTATGGCGCCGGCAACATCTAATCTTTATTTACATCTCACCGGAGAATATGAATTAATGCCGCAAGGCGGACCCAAACTTTCTCAAGGAAAAATTGACACCATCTATACCTGGATTGCGCAAGGTGCGCTTGATAATTAATGTTTATGAAAAAAGTAATCTACTTTCAAATAATCGTGCTGATGAGTATTTCTTTACTCACGCAATCATGTAATAAAGATGAAGGACCATTTTATCCTGATATGGATAATAGCATTGATACTATTGATCTAAGTTATGCAAATGATATCCAACCAATTTTCAATACCTATTGCACCGCTTGTCATAATGCATCACACGCAAAATTGAATTTGTTGTCATGCTGTTCGTATGAACAACTTTGGGATGAAGGTTTTAGTGCGCCATATATTGATACGGTGAGTATTGAAACAGGGAATCTGTATAAGCACATCACAGGCTCATTGTCAGCCATGCCGCCATCAGGCTTAATGCCCGAATATGAAATCAATAAAATATATCAA
This genomic stretch from Crocinitomicaceae bacterium harbors:
- a CDS encoding c-type cytochrome, with product MKKVIYFQIIVLMSISLLTQSCNKDEGPFYPDMDNSIDTIDLSYANDIQPIFNTYCTACHNASHAKLNLLSCCSYEQLWDEGFSAPYIDTVSIETGNLYKHITGSLSAMPPSGLMPEYEINKIYQWIAQGAENN